A region from the Nymphaea colorata isolate Beijing-Zhang1983 unplaced genomic scaffold, ASM883128v2 scaffold0453, whole genome shotgun sequence genome encodes:
- the LOC126409497 gene encoding NAD(P)H-quinone oxidoreductase subunit 5, chloroplastic: MVMERTYQYAWIIPFVPLLVTMLIGLELLLNPTATKNIRRIWAFPAVLLLSIVMVFSTKLAIQQINGSSIYEYLWSWSITSDFSLEFGYLIDPLTSIMSILITTVGILVLIYSDNYMSHDRGYLRFFAYMSFFNTAMLGLVTSPNLIQIHIFWELVGMCSYLLIGFWFTRPIAANACQKAFVTNRVGDFGLLLGILGFYLITGSFEFQDLFEIFNDSIINNNEMNSSFATLCAFLLFLGAVAKSAQFPLHVWLPDAMEGPTPISALIHAATMVAAGIFLVARLLPLFIAIPYIMNIISLIGVITVLLGATLALAQRDIKRSLAYSTMSQLGYIMLALGIGSYRAALFHLITHAYSKALLFLGSGSIIHSMEPIIGYSPTKSQNMVLMGGLTKYMPITKTTFFLGTLSLCGIPPLACFWSKDEILNDSWLYSPIFAIIAFYTAGLTAFYMFRMYLLTFEGHLRSHFQNYSGHTNSSFYSISIWGQEGSKPVSSNLLLTTRNNNDKSSFSNCSFSNTYKIAGYVRTMRSSFSTHFFKKDSHTLLYPHESDNTMLFPLLILAIFTLFVGCIGINFGHEVMEVDILSKWLTPSMKLFHQNSTDEDWYKFLTNAFYSVSIAYFGIFIASVLYGSVYSDRQNLYLINSFAKIDSKMRIRLEQIINVIYNWSYNRGYIDVYYEKVFIRGVRGLAQLTHSFDRRVIDGVTNGIGVASFFLGEGIKYIGGGRISSYLFLYLACVSIVLLIYYYYFF; encoded by the coding sequence atggttATGGAACGCACATATCAATATGCATGGATTATACCTTTCGTTCCGCTTCTAGTTACTATGTTAATAGGATTGGAACTCCTGCTTAATCCgacagcaacaaaaaatattcgTCGTATATGGGCTTTTCCCGCTGTTTTATTGTTAAGTATAGTTATGGTCTTTTCCACTAAGCTGGCGATCCAGCAAATCAATGGTAGCTCaatttatgaatatctatgGTCTTGGAGCATCACTAGTGATTTTTCCTTAGAATTCGGCTACTTGATTGATCCACTTACTTCTATTATGTCGATATTAATCACTACTGTTGGAATCCTGGTTCTTATCTATAGTGATAATTATATGTCTCATGACCGaggatatttgagattttttgcttatatgaGTTTTTTCAATACAGCGATGCTGGGATTAGTTACTAGTCCCAATTTGAtacaaatccatattttttgggaaCTAGTGGGAATGTGTTCCTATCTGTTAATAGGTTTTTGGTTTACCCGACCAATTGCAGCAAATGCCTGTCAAAAAGCGTTTGTGACCAATCGTGTGGGGGATTTTGGTTTATTATTAGGAATCCTaggtttttatttaataacaggTAGTTTCGAATTTCAGGATTTATTCGAAATATTCAATGATTCGATCATTAATAACAATGAGATGAATTCCTCATTTGCTACGCTTTGTGCCTTCTTATTATTCCTCGGTGCAGTTGCTAAATCTGCGCAATTCCCACTTCATGTATGGTTACCTGATGCTATGGAGGGACCCACTCCTATTTCGGCTCTGATACATGCGGCTACTATGGTAGCCGCAGGAATTTTTCTTGTAgctcggcttcttcctcttttcatagccataccttacataatgaatatcATATCTTTGATAGGTGTAATAACGGTACTATTAGGAGCTACCTTAGCTCTTGCTCAAAGAGATATTAAGAGAAGTTTAGCTTATTCCACGATGTCTCAATTGGGATACATTATGTTAGCTTTGGGTATAGGTTCTTATCGAGCCGCTTTATTCCATTTGATCACTCATGCTTATTCTAAAGCATTATTGTTTTTAGGGTCTGGATCAATCATTCATTCCATGGAACCCATTATTGGGTATTCTCCGACTAAGAGTCAGAACATGGTTCTTATGGGCGGTTTAACTAAATATATGccaattacaaaaacaactttttttttaggtacaCTTTCTCTTTGTGGTATTCCACCCCTCGCTTGTTTTTGGTCCAAAGACGaaattcttaatgatagttGGTTGTATTCACCGATTTTTGCGATAATAGCTTTCTACACAGCAGGATTAactgcattttatatgtttcgTATGTATTTACTTACTTTCGAAGGGCATTTACgtagtcattttcaaaattacagcggACACACAAATAGTTCCTTCTATTCAATATCCATATGGGGGCAAGAAGGTTCCAAACCTGTTAGCAGCAATTTGCTTTTAACAACAAGGAATAATAATGACAAGTCCTCCTTTTCCAATTGCTCGTTttctaatacatataaaattgccGGTTATGTAAGAACCATGCGATCATCTTTTAgtactcattttttcaaaaaagactctCATACTTTACTATATCCGCATGAATCGGACAATACCATGTTATTTCCCCTGCTTATATTGGCCATATTTACTTTGTTCGTTGGATGCATAGGAATTAATTTCGGGCACGAAGTAATGGAGGTTGacatattatcaaaatggttAACCCCATCGATGAAACTTTTCCATCAGAATTCAACTGATGAAGATTGGTATAAATTTTTGACGAATGCATTTTATTCAGTTAGTATAGCCTACTTCGGAATATTTATAGCATCTGTTCTATATGGGTCTGTCTATTCAGATCGACAAAATTTGtacttaatcaattcatttgctaaaATAGATTCTAAAATGAGAATTCGTTTAGAACAAATAATAAATGTCATATACAACTGGTCATACAATCGCGGCTACATAGACGTTTATTACGAAAAAGTATTCATTAGGGGTGTACGAGGATTAGCTCAActaactcattcttttgatcGACGAGTCATTGATGGAGTTACTAATGGGATTGGCGTTGCAAGTTTCTTTCTAGGAGAAGGTATTAAATATATAGGGGGGGGTCGAATTTCCTCTTATCTATTCTTATATTTAGCTTGTGTATCAATAGTCCTACTAATTTACTATTACTATTTTTTCTAA
- the LOC126409499 gene encoding NAD(P)H-quinone oxidoreductase subunit 5, chloroplastic-like, translated as MVMERTYQYAWIIPFVPLLVTMLIGLELLLNPTATKNIRRIWAFPAVLLLSIVMVFSTKLAIQQINGSSIYEYLWSWSITSDFSLEFGYLIDPLTSIMSILITTVGILVLIYSDNYMSHDRGYLRFFAYMSFFNTAMLGLVTSPNLIQIHIFWELVGMCSYLLIGFWFTRPIAANACQKAFVTNRVGDFGLLLGILGFYLITGSFEFQDLFEIFNDSIINNNEMNSSFATLCAFLLFLGAVAKSAQFPLHVWLPDAMEGPTPISALIHAATMVAAGIFLVARLLPLFIAIPYIMNIISLIGVITVLLGATLALAQRDIKRSLAYSTMSQLGYIMLALGIGSYRAALFHLITHAYSKALLFLGSGSIIHSMEPIIGYSPTKSQNMVLMGGLTKYMPITKTTFFLGTLSLCGIPPLACFWSKDEILNDSWLYSPIFAIIAFYTAGLTAFYMFRMYLLTFEGHLRSHFQNYSGHTNSSFYSISIWGQEGSKPVSSNLLLTTRNNNDKSSFSNCSFSNTYKIAGYVRTMRSSFSTHFFKKDSHTLLYPHESDNTMLFPLLILAIFTLFVGCIGINFGHEVMEVDILSKWLTPSMKLFHQNSTDEDWYKFLTNAFYSVSIAYFGIFIASVLYGSVYSDRQNLYLINSFAKIDSKMRIRLEQIINVIYNWSYNRGYIDVYYEKVFIRGVRGLAQLTHSFDRRVIDGVTNGIGVASFFLGEGIKYIGGVEFPLIYSYI; from the coding sequence atggttATGGAACGCACATATCAATATGCATGGATTATACCTTTCGTTCCGCTTCTAGTTACTATGTTAATAGGATTGGAACTCCTGCTTAATCCgacagcaacaaaaaatattcgTCGTATATGGGCTTTTCCCGCTGTTTTATTGTTAAGTATAGTTATGGTCTTTTCCACTAAGCTGGCGATCCAGCAAATCAATGGTAGCTCaatttatgaatatctatgGTCTTGGAGCATCACTAGTGATTTTTCCTTAGAATTCGGCTACTTGATTGATCCACTTACTTCTATTATGTCGATATTAATCACTACTGTTGGAATCCTGGTTCTTATCTATAGTGATAATTATATGTCTCATGACCGaggatatttgagattttttgcttatatgaGTTTTTTCAATACAGCGATGCTGGGATTAGTTACTAGTCCCAATTTGAtacaaatccatattttttgggaaCTAGTGGGAATGTGTTCCTATCTGTTAATAGGTTTTTGGTTTACCCGACCAATTGCAGCAAATGCCTGTCAAAAAGCGTTTGTGACCAATCGTGTGGGGGATTTTGGTTTATTATTAGGAATCCTaggtttttatttaataacaggTAGTTTCGAATTTCAGGATTTATTCGAAATATTCAATGATTCGATCATTAATAACAATGAGATGAATTCCTCATTTGCTACGCTTTGTGCCTTCTTATTATTCCTCGGTGCAGTTGCTAAATCTGCGCAATTCCCACTTCATGTATGGTTACCTGATGCTATGGAGGGACCCACTCCTATTTCGGCTCTGATACATGCGGCTACTATGGTAGCCGCAGGAATTTTTCTTGTAgctcggcttcttcctcttttcatagccataccttacataatgaatatcATATCTTTGATAGGTGTAATAACGGTACTATTAGGAGCTACCTTAGCTCTTGCTCAAAGAGATATTAAGAGAAGTTTAGCTTATTCCACGATGTCTCAATTGGGATACATTATGTTAGCTTTGGGTATAGGTTCTTATCGAGCCGCTTTATTCCATTTGATCACTCATGCTTATTCTAAAGCATTATTGTTTTTAGGGTCTGGATCAATCATTCATTCCATGGAACCCATTATTGGGTATTCTCCGACTAAGAGTCAGAACATGGTTCTTATGGGCGGTTTAACTAAATATATGccaattacaaaaacaactttttttttaggtacaCTTTCTCTTTGTGGTATTCCACCCCTCGCTTGTTTTTGGTCCAAAGACGaaattcttaatgatagttGGTTGTATTCACCGATTTTTGCGATAATAGCTTTCTACACAGCAGGATTAactgcattttatatgtttcgTATGTATTTACTTACTTTCGAAGGGCATTTACgtagtcattttcaaaattacagcggACACACAAATAGTTCCTTCTATTCAATATCCATATGGGGGCAAGAAGGTTCCAAACCTGTTAGCAGCAATTTGCTTTTAACAACAAGGAATAATAATGACAAGTCCTCCTTTTCCAATTGCTCGTTttctaatacatataaaattgccGGTTATGTAAGAACCATGCGATCATCTTTTAgtactcattttttcaaaaaagactctCATACTTTACTATATCCGCATGAATCGGACAATACCATGTTATTTCCCCTGCTTATATTGGCCATATTTACTTTGTTCGTTGGATGCATAGGAATTAATTTCGGGCACGAAGTAATGGAGGTTGacatattatcaaaatggttAACCCCATCGATGAAACTTTTCCATCAGAATTCAACTGATGAAGATTGGTATAAATTTTTGACGAATGCATTTTATTCAGTTAGTATAGCCTACTTCGGAATATTTATAGCATCTGTTCTATATGGGTCTGTCTATTCAGATCGACAAAATTTGtacttaatcaattcatttgctaaaATAGATTCTAAAATGAGAATTCGTTTAGAACAAATAATAAATGTCATATACAACTGGTCATACAATCGCGGCTACATAGACGTTTATTACGAAAAAGTATTCATTAGGGGTGTACGAGGATTAGCTCAActaactcattcttttgatcGACGAGTCATTGATGGAGTTACTAATGGGATTGGCGTTGCAAGTTTCTTTCTAGGAGAAGGTATTAAATATATAGGGGGGGTCGAATTTCCTCTTATCTATTCTTATATTTAG
- the LOC126409500 gene encoding NAD(P)H-quinone oxidoreductase chain 4, chloroplastic-like: protein MSDFYWLTIIVVLPISAGSLIALFPHRGNKVVRWYTICICLFELLLTTYVFCYHFKLDDPLIQLEEDFNWINIFDFHWRLGIDGLSIGPILLTGFITTLATSAAWPVTRNSRLFHFLMLAMYSGQIGSFSSRDLLLFFIMWELELIPVYLLLSMWGGKKRLYSATKFILYTAGGSIFLLMGVLGMGLYGSNEPTLNFETLANQSYPVALEIIFYLGFLIAYAVKSPIIPLHTWLPDTHGEAHYSTCMLLAGILLKMGAYGLVRVNMELLPHAHSIFSPWLMIVGTIQIIYAALTSLGQRNLKKRIAYSSVSHMGFIIIGISSITDAGLNGAILQIISHGFIGAALFFLAGTSYDRIRLRYLNEMGGIAILMPRIFTMFSSFSMASLALPGMSGFVAEFVIFLGIITSPKYLVMSKILITFVMAIGMILTPIYSLSMSRQMFYGYRLFNVPKSHFVDSGPREIFILMCILLPIIGIGIYPDFVLSLSVDKVETILSNYFHG, encoded by the coding sequence ATGAGTGATTTTTATTGGTTAACAATCATTGTTGTTTTGCCCATATCCGCGGGTTCCTTAATTGCTCTTTTCCCTCATAGAGGAAATAAGGTAGTTCGATGGTATACTATCTGTATCTGCTTATTTGAACTCCTTCTAACGACCTACGTATTCTGTTATCATTTTAAATTGGACGATCCATTAATCCAATTGGAAGAAGACTTTAACtggataaatatttttgattttcacTGGAGACTCGGAATCGACGGACTTTCTATAGGACCCATTTTATTGACAGGATTTATCACTACTTTAGCTACTTCAGCGGCTTGGCCAGTTACCCGAAATTCGCGATTGTTCCATTTCCTGATGTTAGCAATGTACAGTGGTCAAATAGGATCATTTTCTTCTCGAGACctcttactttttttcatcatgtggGAATTAGAATTAATTCCTGTTTACCTACTTTTATCCATGTGGGGAGGAAAGAAACGTCTGTACTCAGCTACAAAGTTCATTTTGTACACTGCAGGaggttccatttttctcttaatgggAGTTCTAGGTATGGGTTTATATGGTTCCAATGAACcaacattaaattttgaaacattagcTAATCAATCGTATCCCGTGGCAttggaaataatattttatttgggttTCCTTATTGCTTATGCTGTCAAATCACCGATCATACCTTTACATACATGGTTGCCAGATACCCATGGAGAGGCGCATTACAGTACATGTATGCTTCTAGCTGGAATCTTATTAAAAATGGGAGCATACGGGTTGGTTCGGGTCAATATGGAATTATTACCCCACGCCCATTCCATATTTTCTCCTTGGTTGATGATAGTAGGGACTATTCAAATAATCTATGCAGCTTTAACTTCTCTTGGTCAACgcaatttaaaaaagagaatagcCTATTCTTCCGTATCTCATATGGGTTTCATAATAATAGGAATTAGTTCTATAACCGATGCGGGACTCAATGGAGCTATTTTACAAATCATCTCTCATGGATTTATTGGTGCTGCACTTTTTTTCCTGGCAGGAACAAGTTATGATAGAATACGTCTTCGTTATCTTAACGAAATGGGGGGAATAGCTATACTAATGCCAAGAATCTTTACGATGTTCAGTAGCTTCTCAATGGCTTCTCTCGCATTACCAGGAATGAGTGGTTTTGTTGCagaatttgtgatatttttgggaATAATTACTAGCCCAAAATACCTTGTAATGTCAAAAATACTAATTACTTTTGTAATGGCAATTGGAATGATATTAACTCCTATTTATTCATTATCTATGTCACGCCAGATGTTCTATGGATACAGGTTATTCAATGTTCCCAAGTCTCACTTTGTGGATTCTGGACCACgagaaatctttattttgatgtGTATCCTTTTACCTATAATAGGTATTGGTATTTATCCAGATTTCGTTCTTTCACTATCAGTTGACAAGGTAGAAACTATTCTATCTAATTACTTTCATGGgtag